The Glycine soja cultivar W05 chromosome 6, ASM419377v2, whole genome shotgun sequence genome has a window encoding:
- the LOC114417348 gene encoding nipped-B-like protein encodes MDQEDNKMDTVNPHEMSSNPLSLEKDEIMGTENPLSSGKDDVMGTENPPEVSSNSLSSAKDGMVDTANPTKVLSNPTLSVKDNMMGTEIHPSSGKNGEMCAENPPEVSSNSPSSGRDSLMGTENPTEVFSNPLSSRKDDMMSSENLPEVTSDHTTSGKEDGKKETDSPEGSSKPELSDKNTPQSLKVKSKIVKKSQTVKLKAKKKNGSQQICGKRVMSSKEVVDNSENCHIADEKQISDDSELKETNDEPPKGKSEEAENKMKGSQNTSTGDKSPIEELDGIQLKDTDPPAGFSKPELSDKNTLKLLKENSNIFKKSQAVKVKAKKYHGSQQVHGKKRIVTSKKVVDNAESCHNADEKQISDNGELMETNDEAPKGKREEVENKIKESQNTSISDKSPKEESNGSQLKDTDPPDGSSKAELSDKNTPQPLKAKSKIVKKSRAGKLKAKMNNGPQQIRGKRGIRRTSKKVDNSESCHNADEKQILDNSQLKETNDGPPKEKSQEAENKVKGSQNRSTSGKSPREMSQQAQKDKTSQLDKTEQKQKSKEKHRKLSKGSMIRKNKDKSSGMERNQLKGKKGEKLGGFIFLCNAKTKPDCFRYHVMGVSAGKKDDVLQIKPGLKLFLYDFDLKLLYGIYKASCSGGMKLEPKAFSGKFPAQVRFKIASDCFPIPESIFKKAIKDNYNEKHKFRTELTVRQVRKLTQLFRPVGIHSAVHPVHSQPKVIIQEREIRSAVQPVHSQPKVIIRERESSDSVRGSWTHLQRESYNVRSINRDQFDRREEIADDLFRMEGYTPSHLSRDRRNVATTSHVNPLLEYYEGDYQPYHLDRGYPRNVSAHVESLRTDPLYLDDSWDPYHAYHCGVSARDAYFAPLSREEISPNSYLAGGRPFVGTDNLPRREAVQHRHYPIYSAPDALSDHHRMRPYHGDKFEASRGPVSSRYSFAGPSFHRQ; translated from the exons ATGGATCAAGAAGACAACAAGATGGACACTGTGAATCCTCATGAAATGTCTTCTAATCCTTTGTCATTAGAAAAAGATGAGATAATGGGCACTGAGAATCCTCTGTCATCAGGAAAAGATGATGTGATGGGTACCGAGAATCCTCCAGAAGTGTCTTCTAATTCTCTGTCATCAGCAAAAGATGGTATGGTGGACACTGCAAATCCTACTAAAGTTCTTTCTAATCCTACGCTTTCGGTAAAAGATAATATGATGGGCACTGAGATTCATCCGTCATCAGGAAAAAATGGTGAGATGTGTGCTGAGAATCCTCCTGAAGTGTCTTCTAATTCTCCATCATCAGGAAGAGATAGTTTGATGGGCACTGAGAATCCTACTGAAGTGTTTTCTAATCCTCTGTCATCCCGAAAAGATGACATGATGAGCAGTGAGAATCTTCCTGAAGTGACTTCTGACCATACTACTTCTGGAAAAgaagatggaaagaaggaaactgATTCTCCTGAAGGATCTAGTAAACCAGAGTTGAGTGACAAGAATACTCCACAATCTTTGAAGGTGAAATCTAAAATTGTTAAGAAATCTCAAACTGTTAAACTTAAGGCCAAGAAGAAAAATGGTTCTCAACAAATTTGTGGGAAAAGAGTTATGAGTTCAAAAGAAGTGGTGGACAATTCTGAAAATTGTCACATTGCAGATGAGAAACAAATTTCAGACGATAGTGAGCTGAAGGAAACTAATGATGAGCCACCTAAGGGGAAGAGTGAAGAGgctgaaaataaaatgaaaggtaGTCAAAATACAAGCACCGGTGACAAAAGTCCTATTGAAGAGTTAGATGGTATCCAACTGAAGGATACTGATCCTCCTGCAGGATTTAGTAAACCTGAGTTGAGTGACAAGAATACTCTAAAATTATTGAAGGAAAATTCTAACATTTTTAAGAAATCTCAAGCTGTTAAAGTTAAGGCCAAGAAGTACCATGGTTCTCAACAAGTTCATGGGAAAAAAAGAATTGTGACTTCAAAAAAAGTGGTGGACAATGCTGAAAGTTGTCACAATGCAGATGAGAAACAAATTTCAGACAACGGTGAGCTGATGGAAACTAATGATGAAGCACCTAAGGGGAAGAGGGAGGaggttgaaaataaaataaaagaaagccaaAATACGAGTATTAGTGACAAAAGTCCTAAGGAAGAGTCAAACGGTAGCCAGCTGAAGGATACTGATCCTCCTGATGGATCTAGTAAAGCAGAGTTGAGTGACAAGAATACTCCACAGCCATTGAAGGCCAAATCTAAAATTGTTAAGAAATCTCGGGCTGGTAAACTTAAGGCTAAGATGAACAATGGTCCTCAACAGATTCGTGGGAAAAGAGGAATTAGGAGGACTTCAAAGAAAGTGGACAATAGTGAAAGTTGTCATAATGCAGATGAGAAACAAATTTTAGACAATAGCCAGTTGAAGGAAACTAATGATGGACCACCTAAGGAGAAGAGTCAGGAGGCTGAAAATAAAGTGAAAGGAAGTCAAAACAGGAGCACCAGTGGCAAAAGTCCTAGGGAGATGAGCCAGcaggctcaaaaagataaaactaGTCAGTTGGATAAGactgaacaaaaacaaaagagtaaagaGAAGCATAGGAAGTTAAGCAAGGGTTCTATGAttagaaaaaacaaagataagagTAGTGGCATGGAAAGGAATCAATTAAAAGGCAAGAAGGGTGAAAAACTTGGTGGTTTTATCTTTCTGTGCAATGCAAAGACGAAGCCTGATTGTTTCCGCTATCACGTCATGGGTGTTTCAGCTGGTAAAAAGGATGATGTTTTACAAATCAAACCTGGGCTTAAgctttttctttatgattttgATCTGAAGCTATTGTATGGTATTTACAAGGCTTCATGTTCTGGTGGCATGAAGCTTGAACCCAAGGCGTTTAGTGGCAAATTTCCTGCTCAG GTGCGGTTCAAAATTGCTTCTGATTGTTTCCCAATACCCGAAAGCATTTTCAAAAAAGCCATCAAGGATAATTATAATGAAAAGCACAAGTTCAGAACAGAACTTACTGTTAGACAA GTTAGGAAGCTCACTCAACTTTTCCGCCCAGTCGGAATTCATTCCGCTGTGCACCCTGTGCATTCCCAACCAAAAGTAATTATTCAGGAAAGGGAGATTCGTTCAGCTGTGCAACCTGTCCACTCCCAACCAAAAGTAATAATTAGAGAAAGGGAATCTTCGGACAGTGTTAGGGGATCATGGACCCATTTGCAGAGGGAAAGCTATAATGTGCGCTCTATTAATAGGGATCAATTTGACCGGCGAGAGGAAATTGCTGATGATCTGTTTCGAATGGAGGGCTATACACCATCTCATCTCTCAAGAGATAGAAGAAATGTGGCTACTACTTCTCATGTTAATCCTTTATTGGAATATTATGAGGGAGACTATCAACCCTATCACCTGGACCGTGGCTATCCAAGAAATGTCTCTGCTCATGTCGAAAGTCTTCGAACTGATCCTCTTTATTTGGATGACAGTTGGGATCCTTATCATGCCTATCACTGTGGTGTTTCAGCTAGGGATGCATATTTTGCACCTTTAAGTAGGGAGGAAATCTCTCCAAACTCATATTTGGCTGGGGGAAGACCTTTTGTGGGGACGGATAACTTGCCAAGGAGAGAGGCCGTTCAACATAGACATTACCCAATATATTCTGCTCCTGATGCTTTGTCTGATCACCATCGAATGCGGCCATATCATGGAGACAAGTTTGAAGCTTCACGTGGGCCAGTTTCATCTCGTTACTCTTTTGCTGGCCCTTCATTTCACCGCCAATAA
- the LOC114417342 gene encoding protein MAINTENANCE OF PSII UNDER HIGH LIGHT 1-like codes for MACALQATLAANTYAFSSRRFSLKHQKNSKRRFSLFTVRADSDDSDCNEEECAPDKEVGKVSVEWLAGEKTKVVGTFPPRRKPGWTGYVEKDTAGQTNIYSVEPAVYVAESAISSGTAGSSSDGAENTAAIVAGLALISIAAASSILLQVGKNAPPQIQTAQYSGPSLSYYINKFTPPEITQVSVPSEAELSSSVQPESPPPEVSQVQVEAQASETSSVNIES; via the exons ATGGCTTGTGCATTGCAAGCAACCTTAGCAGCCAACACCTATGCCTTTTCTTCCAGGAGATTCTCCTTGAAGCACCAAAAGAACAGTAAGAGAAGGTTTTCTTTGTTCACTGTTAGAGCTGATTCTGATGACTCTGACTGCAATGAGGAAGAGTGTGCCCCGGATAAGGAA GTAGGGAAGGTCAGTGTGGAATGGTTAGCTGGGGAGAAGACAAAAGTAGTGGGCACATTCCCACCTCGTCGTAAGCCGGGTTGGACTGGCTATGTTGAGAAGGACACTGCTGGGCAGACAAACATATATTCAGTTGAG CCAGCAGTTTATGTGGCAGAAAGTGCTATAAGTTCAGGAACTGCTGGCTCTTCTTCTGATGGAGCTGAGAACACAGCAGCAATTGTTGCAGGCCTTGCTCTGATATCGATTGCAGCAGCATCGTCGATACTGCTACAAGTTGGTAAGAATGCTCCTCCTCAGATCCAGACGGCTCAATACTCTGGACCATCACTTAGTTACTACATCAACAAATTCACGCCCCCGGAAATTACTCAAGTGTCTGTGCCAAGTGAGGCAGAACTATCCTCATCTGTTCAACCTGAAAGCCCACCTCCGGAAGTTTCCCAGGTTCAGGTTGAAGCTCAAGCTTCTGAGACCTCTAGTGTGAACATTGAATCGTAG
- the LOC114417345 gene encoding protein RADIALIS-like 1, producing the protein MASSSMSSTGSWSAKDNKAFERALAVYDKDTPDRWYNVAKAVGGGKTPEEVKRHYELLLRDVRHIESGQVPFPYKQNGGSQEEKRLRNMKLQ; encoded by the exons ATGGCATCTAGCTCAATGTCATCCACTGGCTCATGGAGTGCCAAGGACAACAAAGCCTTTGAAAGGGCTCTAGCTGTGTATGACAAGGACACGCCGGACCGTTGGTACAATGTTGCTAAGGCTGTTGGTGGTGGGAAGACTCCTGAGGAAGTCAAGAGGCACTATGAACTCCTCCTTAGGGATGTTAGGCACATTGAATCAGGGCAAGTGCCATTCCCATACAAGCAAAATGGAGGGTCTCAAGAGGAGAAAAG GCTGAGAAACATGAAGCTCCAGTAA
- the LOC114417346 gene encoding probable choline kinase 2 yields the protein MGAAEDLVNSTPGAAESKGNHTPGPSENPIKDNTSTSENPVKDKALGAEIPEAGGAENPGSDQKNVEQNPASEQVSIAENMVNDQAGVTDNTAKEQVAGSAEDPTKNQAAGGAEDPPKDQVAGGAENPLNDLIDLAQNPDSEQAGSEENLLNNQAGGVENSAKNHAAAGAGDPPNDQAADGSENSAKNISARSAGDPPHDQTADGIENSLSNQSEATEKLVNDEQGPAESFVEDEVHVIETPEKCQKYGVETPISSKAERLPEEAKEILKSLASKWEDVFDANALQVIPLKGAMTNEVFQIKWPTTTGELSRKVLVRMYGEGVDVFFNRDNEIQTFEFMSKNGQGPRLLGRFMNGRVEEFIHARTLSASDLRDPSISALIATKMKEFHDLDMPGEKKVHLWDRLRNWFSEAKRLSSPKEFEAFYLDTIDKEISILEKELSGPHQRIGFCHNDLQYGNIMLDEETNSVTIIDYEYASYNPVAFDIANHFCEMAANYHTEEPHILDYNKYPDFEERQRFVQAYLSTSGEQLSNSEVEQLLQEIEKYTLANHLFWGVWGIISAQVNTIDFDYKEYAKQRFQEYWARKPYLLINSEAPSPYNVPEGTGELASALPTKSKNSGIFRKMKRVLGLGLFKSKS from the exons ATGGGTGCAGCAGAAGATCTTGTGAACAGCACACCGGGTGCAGCAGAAAGTAAGGGAAACCACACCCCAGGTCCTTCAGAAAATCCAATAAAGGACAACACCAGTACTTCAGAAAATCCTGTAAAGGACAAAGCACTAGGTGCAGAAATTCCTGAAGCTGGAGGTGCTGAAAATCCTGGAAGTgaccaaaaaaatgttgaacaaaATCCTGCAAGTGAGCAAGTCAGTATTGCAGAAAATATGGTAAATGACCAAGCAGGTGTCACAGATAATACTGCAAAGGAGCAGGTAGCAGGTAGTGCAGAGGATCCGACAAAGAACCAAGCAGCGGGTGGTGCAGAAGATCCCCCAAAGGACCAAGTGGCAGGTGGTGCAGAAAATCCTTTAAATGACCTGATAGATCTTGCACAAAATCCTGATAGTGAACAAGCAGGTAGTGAGGAAAATCTGTTAAACAACCAAGCAGGTGGTGTAGAAAATTCTGCAAAGAACCATGCAGCAGCTGGTGCAGGAGATCCTCCAAATGACCAAGCAGCAGATGGTTCAGAGAATTCCGCAAAAAACATATCAGCACGTAGTGCAGGAGATCCTCCACATGACCAAACAGCAGATGGTATAGAAAATTCTTTAAGCAACCAATCAGAAGCTACAGAGAAACTTGTAAATGATGAACAGGGTCCTGCAGAAAGTTTTGTAGAAGATGAAGTACATGTTATTGAAACGCCTGAAAAGTGCCAAAAATATGGTGTTGAGACCCCTATAAGCAGCAAAGCAGAACGCCTCCCAGAAGAAGCAAAAGAGATACTGAAATCATTGGCAAGTAAATGGGAGGATGTATTTGATGCAAATGCATTGCAGGTGATCCCTCTCAAAGGGGCAATGACCAATGAGGTATTCCAGATAAAGTGGCCAACTACGACAGGGGAATTGTCACGAAAGGTTCTTGTTAGAATGTATGGTGAGGGTGTGGACGTGTTCTTTAATAGAGATAATGAGATCCAAACATTTGAATTCATGTCAAAGAATGGGCAAGGTCCTCGTCTACTAGGACGATTTATGAATGGCCGTGTTGAAGAGTTTATCCATGCACGG ACATTATCAGCATCCGATCTACGTGATCCATCTATTTCTGCTCTTATAGCGACCAAAATGAAGGAATTCCATGATCTAGATATGCCTGGTGAAAAGAAAGTCCATCTTTGGGATAGATTGCG AAATTGGTTTAGTGAAGCCAAACGCTTATCGTCACCTAAAGAATTTGAAGCTTTTTATTTGGACACAATCGACAAAGAAATCTCTATTTTGGAAAAGGAACTATCAGGCCCACACCAACGAATAGGATTTTGCCACAATGATTTACAATATGGTAACATAATGCTTGATGAAGAGACCAATTCTGTGACCATCATA GACTATGAATATGCTAGTTATAATCCTGTGGCATTTGATATAGCAAACCACTTCTGTGAGATGGCTGCTAACTATCACACAGAAGAGCCTCATATCCTTGACTACAATAAATATCCTG ATTTTGAGGAGCGTCAAAGATTTGTGCAGGCATATTTGAGTACCTCTG GTGAGCAGCTGAGTAACAGTGAAGTGGAGCAGCTACTTCAAGAAATTGAGAAGTATACACTTGCAAATCATCTATTCTGGGGCGTTTGGGGAATAATTTCG GCACAAGTGAACACTATCGACTTTGACTACAAGGAGTATGCTAAACAGAGGTTTCAAGAGTACTGGGCAAGGAAACCTTATCTTTTAATAAACTCTGAAGCACCTTCTCCTTATAATGTGCCTGAGGGTACAG GAGAGCTAGCCTCAGCATTGCCCACCAAATCGAAGAACTCTGGTATCTTTAGGAAGATGAAGAGAGTTTTGGGTCTCGGTTTGTTCAAGTCTAAGAGCTAG
- the LOC114417343 gene encoding uncharacterized protein LOC114417343 isoform X1 codes for MILYLTCQHGQSVQRPNQSIRTQATGFLESMDTQKSQPEKQSSSTATAPSVTSCRKKKNEEAAFLDDLKDHIDEFINASMDEHKTCFKKTIQKMFGMSKAVAEGQSNASKEVESSLPLQTTVQD; via the exons ATGATTTTGTATCTAACATGCCAGCACGGACAAAGTGTTCAAAGGCCCAATCAAAGCATCAGGACACAAG CCACTGGATTCTTGGAGAGCATGGACACTCAGAAAAGTCAACCTGAGAAGCAGTCTTCATCCACTGCAACTGCCCCATCTGTTACTTCATGTcgaaagaagaagaatgaagaagctGCTTTCTTGGACGATTTGAAGGACCACATTGATGAGTTTATTAATGCTTCTATGGATGAACACAAAACTTGTTTTAAGAAAACAATTCAGAAG ATGTTTGGTATGTCCAAGGCTGTTGCAGAAGGTCAGTCCAATGCTTCCAAAGAAGTTGAAAGTTCTCTGCCTCTTCAGACAACTGTACAAGACTAG
- the LOC114417347 gene encoding uncharacterized protein LOC114417347, giving the protein MLLLIRRSCYWVLRNMLKQVIGRICRTDVYACEGNRVLPWIYVPSCFFHHGQAHMAPRSFFGVEDFLDDDNSRPYTYQKGKKSKNPNKHISFKQRTIAYMEPFTLDVFISKRFVSASLTHRVTSKQVAVAGTNSKDIKAVLRSRSDIPACIAIGRILAERAKEADVYTGSYTPRDRDKFEGKIRAVVQSLIDNGIDIKVYLD; this is encoded by the exons ATGCTTCTACTAATAAGGAGGAGTTGTTATTGGGTTCTGAGAAACATGTTGAAACAAGTAATTGGCAGAATCTGTAGAACCGATGTTTATGCTTGTGAAGGAAACAGAGTTTTGCCTTGGATTTATGTGCCTTCATGCTTTTTCCACCATGGACAA GCGCACATGGCACCTAGAAGCTTTTTTGGGGTAGAGGATTTCCTTGACGATGACAATAGCCGACCTTACACATACCAAAAAGGGAAGAAGTCAAAGAATCCCAATAAGCACATATCATTCAAACAAAGAACAATTGCCTACATGGAGCCTTTTACACTTGATGTGTTTATCTCGAAACGTTTTGTATCAGCTTCACTCACTCATAGGGTAACAAGCAAACAGGTTGCAGTTGCCGGGACCAACTCCAAGGACATAAAAGCTGTTCTTAGGTCTCGTTCCGACATACCGGCATGCATAGCCATTGGTAGGATTTTAGCTGAAAGAGCAAAAGAAGCTGATGTTTACACTGGTTCTTATACTCCAAGGGATAGGGACAAGTTTGAAGGGAAAATCAGAGCTGTAGTTCAATCACTTATTGATAATGGGATTGATATCAAGgtttatcttgattga
- the LOC114417343 gene encoding uncharacterized protein LOC114417343 isoform X2 encodes MDTQKSQPEKQSSSTATAPSVTSCRKKKNEEAAFLDDLKDHIDEFINASMDEHKTCFKKTIQKMFGMSKAVAEGQSNASKEVESSLPLQTTVQD; translated from the exons ATGGACACTCAGAAAAGTCAACCTGAGAAGCAGTCTTCATCCACTGCAACTGCCCCATCTGTTACTTCATGTcgaaagaagaagaatgaagaagctGCTTTCTTGGACGATTTGAAGGACCACATTGATGAGTTTATTAATGCTTCTATGGATGAACACAAAACTTGTTTTAAGAAAACAATTCAGAAG ATGTTTGGTATGTCCAAGGCTGTTGCAGAAGGTCAGTCCAATGCTTCCAAAGAAGTTGAAAGTTCTCTGCCTCTTCAGACAACTGTACAAGACTAG
- the LOC114414379 gene encoding putative RING-H2 finger protein ATL69 — MFTPAPPPSAVTATEGLGYGIAIAVSILVLISTIMLASYACVRIKANVIIITRHRHNHSINNNNNNNNNSSFRDASDGPGVVVLGMEKPAIETCYGPKIVIGESKRLSRPSDQGPCAICLSEYLPKETIRCVPECRHCFHAECIDEWLKMSATCPLCRNSPVPSPLPTPAATPLSELVPLAFDAR, encoded by the coding sequence atgttcACGCCGGCTCCTCCACCCTCCGCCGTCACCGCCACCGAGGGACTCGGCTACGGCATTGCCATCGCCGTGAGCATCCTGGTCCTCATCTCCACCATCATGCTCGCCTCCTACGCCTGCGTCCGAATCAAAGCCAACGTCATCATCATCACTCGCCACCGTCACAACCACAGcatcaacaacaataataataataataacaatagtaGTTTTCGTGACGCCTCGGATGGGCCTGGCGTTGTGGTCCTGGGCATGGAGAAGCCCGCCATCGAGACCTGCTACGGGCCCAAGATCGTGATCGGAGAGAGCAAACGCCTGTCCAGGCCCAGCGACCAGGGCCCGTGCGCGATTTGCCTGAGCGAGTATCTTCCCAAGGAGACCATACGGTGCGTTCCGGAGTGCCGCCACTGCTTCCACGCTGAGTGCATCGATGAGTGGCTCAAGATGAGTGCCACGTGTCCCCTCTGCCGGAACTCCCCTGTGCCCTCGCCGCTGCCGACGCCGGCCGCCACGCCGCTGTCGGAGCTCGTTCCGCTGGCTTTCGACGCCAGGTGA